One genomic segment of Synchiropus splendidus isolate RoL2022-P1 chromosome 16, RoL_Sspl_1.0, whole genome shotgun sequence includes these proteins:
- the sptb gene encoding spectrin beta chain, erythrocytic isoform X1, giving the protein MLCSDLGVKMTSPCLLRAAPISQPRLREVKISLKAGNRDTTGNRSTGGSKEAVGRPYAVGVSSTSRSKSTPPVPRVQRPESRKSVRGSKQQEPVHHPERNGTVHIPLAPVSLGITPVSTSSSSSSTCTPRRQRPSHLQPPSATQSSSSSSSSARSMKRSRWLSYSTSNIYFNSILDGRFRQLQDEREAVQKKTFTKWVNSILSRVGCRISDLYLDLRDGRMLIKLLEVLSGERLPKPTKGRMRIHCLENVDKALQFLKEQRVHLENMGSHDIVDGNHRLILGLIWTIILRFQIQDIIVETGQADQKETRSAKDALLLWCQMKTAGYPNVNITNFTTSWKDGMAFNALIHKHRPDLVDYTTLKRSNPTHNLQNAFNVAEQQLGVTKLLDPEDVFTENPDEKSIITYVVAFYHYFSKMKQLAVEGKRVGKVLDHAIETEKMIDKYETLASDLLTWIEQTIIVLNNRKLANSLTGVQQQLQAFNTYRTVEKPPKFQEKGNLEVLLFTIQSRMRANNQRVYTPKEGTLVADINRAWERLERAEHERERVLRDELIRQEKLEQMARRFDRKAAMRETWLLENQRLVAQDNFGYDLPAVEAAKKKHDAIETDITAYEERVQALVNISKELESERYHDSKRIDVRKNNVLRLWDYLQELLKARRGRLDKSLTLQRIFQEMLYIISWMDDMKVRLLSPDFGKHLLEVEDLLQKHALVENDIAVQAERVQNASAAALQFANGDSYKPCDPQVIQDRVQHLDLCYKELCSLAAQRRARLEQSRCFWNFLWEVAELESWIKEKEHIFSSLDYGKDLTSVLVLQSKHSAFEDELGARRANLDQAISEGEKMIQAKHFGSPKVQERMDSILRQWKLLEELAAFRKQNLQDTQRFFQFQGDADDLKAWLLDAKRHMSNEDVGHDEYTTQRLLKKHKDLRNEAIKNGATIDALSKQAFTLPEELQNTPDIQRRLKGIKDLYMELMALADLRQKKLDDTMALYTIFSETDACELWMGQKETWLVGLDVPEKLEDLEVVQNRLSILTQDMSNVQNRVDDVNKAVKQLEDSRHPRTKEVKDCQARLNKRWEAFKAMVEDKKRKVDSAVSLQNYGLECDETEAWIRDKTRVIESTADLGNDLAAVMTIQRKLFGIERDLAAIDSKLTFLRAEADQLAKDHPENADEILARLGELDAAWDILRKTLKDREDSLGEVSKLQTFLQDMDDFQSWLFKTQKAVASEEMPATLPEAEELLNLHDAVREDINNHEEDFHRVRDTGTQVTQGQEEDPQYQQLEQRLNGLDRGWDELQKMWESRKNFLDQGLGFQQFLRDGKAVEAILNNQEYTLAHIDRPETLAGAEQALKKHEDFTSTMEANEDKIDGVLQEGQRLVDGNNLYSGRVQEKMESITDRNNKNKRKAQEVSEKLLDNRDLQHFLQNTQDLTVWINEKMLTAQDTSYDEARNLHSKWLKHQAFMAELASNKHWLNKVDEEGQQLMEFKPEFEPIVTESLAKLHELWDRLESTTQEKARLLFDANRSELFDQSLADMKKWLSELQQQLSSGDEEVRDLTNANILLKKHQVTENEVRDRARELEELQEAVRKHGGAREDQPQLEAEQQALQTEFQRLITPLAQRKGKLEAAKAVHQFYRDLADELLWVEERMPLATSQEHGHNLQSVQLLLKKNQTLQKELEGHHPRVDEVLEQGRRMAAAAEAEGGPDAERIHEQVKELEEAWAKLQEELAKRKDRLNGSNRAQQYLNDADEAEAWIGEQELYMIADEKPKDEQSAMLNLKRHLILKQAVDDYASSIRRLADRAQKMFAEDHPNGEDIIRRQGQVDKQYAGLRELAEERRKKLDHTYHHFQLSREVEDLEHWIAERDLVASSQEMGQDLDHVMLLRERFREFARETGMVGQERVDLVNQTIDELIEAGHSEAASLAEWKDGINDSWADLLELIDTRAQLLMASYELLKYFDDGKELVAQIQDKQRELPDDLGEDFSKAESFHRMHAAFERDITALGQQVQQFPETAARLHAQYAGDKAGAIQATERDVMEAWKNLLEACDGRRARLVDTADKFRFFTMVRDLLAWMESIIQQIETQEKPRDVSSVELLQKYHQGIRSEIEARGAKFTDCMDLGKALMTRKHKDSAEIKEKLQQLMDKRKEMMFKWDDRWDWLRLLLEVCQFARDASVAEAWLVAQEPYVTSRDLGQTVDEVEKLLKRHEAFEKSTATWEERFSALERLTTLELLELRRQQQDMEELMKATQKTEKDSSSIRREDTGFAEESFTMEEQTLSGAGVADPSSDLQDGTAGDSTVPIQSVMRESSSLDLEPSISLVSHREPERAATMPPEPARTILLEGTLGRKHDVEGSGKKAANRSWNNLYCVLKSAQLSSYKDSKSFSQGATYHGEDPLSLSGATWEILNNYKKKKHVCKLRLGDGSEYLFQFKDEEELQRWSQAVQKATEQTADAKAHSLPVPSSSSSSATLPEPAKKDKEKKFSRFAKKK; this is encoded by the exons ATGTTGTGTTCCGATTTGGGGGTGAAGATGACCAGCCCGTGTCTTCTGCGCGCTGCCCCCATCAGCCAACCCCGACTCCGGGAGGTCAAGATCAGTCTGAAGGCCGGGAACCGGGACACCACTGGAAACCGAAGCACCGGAGGAAGCAAGGAGGCCGTCGGCCGGCCCTATGCTGTCGGCGTGAGCAGCACCAGTCGGAGCAAGAGCACACCACCGGTTCCCAGGGTCCAGCGACCTGAAAGTCGGAAGTCAGTTCGTGGCAGCAAGCAGCAAGAACCAGTGCATCACCCGGAAAGAAATGGCACGGTGCATATCCCGCTGGCTCCGGTCTCACTGGGCATCACACCTGTGTcaacgtcctcctcctcctcgtccaccTGCACACCTAGACGGCAGCGGCCTTCTCACCTGCAGCCTCCATCCGCAACCcaatcttcctcctcctcttcttcctccgcCAGAAGTATGAAACGCTCCCGCTGGTTGAGTTACAGCACCTCCAACATCTACTTCAACTCCATCCTGGATGGACGCTTCAGGCAGCTCCAAG ATGAGCGTGAGGCGGTTCAGAAAAAGACCTTCACCAAATGGGTCAACTCCATTCTGTCCCGTGTGGGCTGCCGGATTTCCGACCTCTACCTGGACCTCAGGGATGGACGCATGCTGATAAAGCTGCTGGAGGTGCTCTCAGGGGAGCGTCTG CCAAAACCCACAAAGGGCAGGATGCGCATCCACTGTTTGGAAAATGTAGACAAAGCTTTGCAGTTTCTCAAAGAGCAGCGGGTCCATCTGGAGAATATGGGCTCGCATGATATCGTTGATGGCAACCACCGACTCATCCTTGGCCTCATCTGGACCATCATCCTTCGCTTCCAG ATCCAGGACATCATTGTGGAAACGGGCCAAGCAGACCAAAAGGAGACCCGCTCGGCGAAGGATGCTCTTCTGCTGTGGTGTCAGATGAAAACTGCGGG ATATCCCAACGTCAACATCACTAATTTCACCACCAGCTGGAAAGATGGCATGGCCTTCAACGCTCTCATTCACAAGCACAG GCCGGATCTCGTGGACTACACCACCCTGAAGCGCTCCAACCCAACACACAACCTCCAGAATGCCTTCAACGTTGCCGAACAGCAGCTGGGCGTGACGAAACTTTTGGATCCAGAAG ATGTCTTCACTGAAAACCCAGATGAGAAGTCCATCATCACGTACGTGGTGGCGTTCTACCATTACTTCTCCAAGATGAAGCAGCTGGCCGTTGAGGGCAAGAGAGTagggaag GTTCTGGACCATGCCATCGAGACAGAGAAGATGATCGACAAGTACGAGACGCTGGCCTCAGACCTGCTGACGTGGATAGAGCAGACCATTATTGTACTGAACAACAGAAAGCTGGCCAACTCTCTGACCGgagttcagcagcagctccaagcATTCAACACCTACCGCACGGTGGAGAAGCCACCCAA GTTCCAGGAGAAGGGAAATCTAGAGGTTCTGCTGTTCACTATCCAAAGTCGCATGCGGGCCAACAACCAGAGAGTGTACACCCCAAAAGAAGGAACTCTAGTAGCGGACATCAACAGG GCCTGGGAGCGGCTGGAGAGGGCGGAGCACGAGCGGGAGCGGGTCCTGAGAGATGAGCTGATCAGGCAGGAGAAGCTGGAACAGATGGCCAGGAGATTCGACAGGAAGGCGGCCATGAGGGAAACCTGGCTGCTGGAGAACCAGAGACTGGTGGCTCAG GACAACTTTGGTTACGACCTCCCTGCAGTGGAAGCTGCCAAGAAGAAGCACGATGCCATCGAGACAGATATCACTGCGTACGAGGAAAGAGTCCAGGCGCTGGTCAACATCTCCAAGGAGCTGGAGTCAGAGCGTTACCATGACTCCAAAAGGATCGACGTGAGGAAAAACAACGTCCTTCGTTTGTGGGATTACCTGCAGGAATTGCTGAAAGCCCGGAGAGGGCGCTTGGACAAGAGCCTGACCCTGCAGAGGATCTTCCAGGAGATGCTTTACATCATCAGCTGGATGGATGACATGAAG GTTCGACTGTTGTCTCCGGATTTCGGGAAACATTTGCTGGAGGTTGAAGACTTGCTCCAGAAACACGCGTTGGTGGAGAATGACATTGCTGTGCAGGCAGAGAGAGTCCAGAACGCCAGCGCTGCAGCACTTCAGTTCGCCAACGGAGACA GCTACAAGCCATGTGATCCTCAGGTCATCCAGGACCGAGTCCAACATTTGGACCTATGCTACAAGGAGCTCTGTTCCCTGGCAGCCCAACGCAGAGCTCGTCTGGAGCAGTCCCGCTGTTTCTGGAACTTCCTGTGGGAGgtcgcagagctggagagctggATCAAGGAGAAGGAGCACATCTTCTCCTCACTGGACTATGGCAAGGATCTGACCAGCGTGCTGGTCCTCCAGAGCAAGCACAGTGCCTTTGAGGATGAGCTAGGGGCTCGGCGGGCTAACCTGGATCAGGCCATATCGGAGGGCGAGAAGATGATCCAGGCCAAGCACTTTGGTTCCCCGAAAGTTCAGGAACGTATGGACAGCATCCTCAGGCAGtggaagctgctggaggagctggccGCGTTCCGCAAGCAAAACCTCCAGGATACTCAGAGGTTCTTCCAGTTCCAGGGAGACGCTGATGACCTCAAGGCCTGGCTGTTGGATGCCAAGAGACACATGAGCAACGAAGATGTTGGCCATGATGAGTACACCACACAGAGGCTACTGAAGAAGCACAAGGACCTGAGAAACGAGGCCATTAAGAATGGAGCCACCATCGACGCTCTGTCCAAACAGGCCTTCACTCTgccagaggagctgcagaacacCCCTGATATCCAGAGACGTCTGAAGGGCATCAAGGACCTGTATATGGAGCTCATGGCTCTGGCGGACCTCAGGCAGAAGAAGCTGGATGACACCATGGCTCTATACACCATCTTCAGCGAGACGGACGCTTGCGAGCTCTGGATGGGTCAGAAGGAGACGTGGCTGGTGGGATTGGATGTGCCGGAGAAGCTGGAGGATCTGGAGGTGGTTCAGAACCG GTTGAGTATCCTGACGCAGGACATGTCCAACGTCCAGAACAGAGTTGACGATGTCAACAAAGCTGTGAAACAGCTGGAGGACAGCAGACATCCGAGAACCAAGGAGGTCAAGGACTGTCAGGCACGGCTGAACAAGAG ATGGGAGGCATTCAAGGCCATGGTGGAGGACAAGAAGAGGAAGGTGGACTCTGCAGTGAGTTTGCAGAACTACGGGCTGGAGTGTGACGAGACGGAGGCCTGGATCAGAGACAAGACGCGAGTCATCGAGTCCACGGCCGACCTTGGCAATGACCTGGCTGCCGTCATGACCATCCAGAGAAAGCTCTTTGGCATAGAAAGAGACTTGGCTGCCATAGACTCCAAACTAACCTTCCTGAGAGCCGAGGCGGATCAGCTGGCGAAGGACCACCCGGAGAATGCGGATGAGATCCTGGCACGCTTGGGAGAATTGGATGCCGCCTGGGACATCCTGAGAAAGACCCTGAAGGACCGAGAGGACTCATTGGGTGAGGTCAGCAAGCTGCAGACGTTCCTCCAGGATATGGACGACTTCCAGTCCTGGCTTTTTAAAACCCAGAAAGCCGTGGCGTCGGAGGAGATGCCCGCCACTTTGCCTGAAGCTGAGGAGCTGCTCAACCTTCACGATGCAGTGCGTGAAGATATCAACAACCACGAGGAGGACTTCCACCGGGTGAGGGATACGGGCACTCAGGTCACACAGGGGCAGGAAGAGGATCCTCAGtatcagcagctggagcagaggcTGAACGGACTGGACCGGGGCTGGGATGAGTTGCAGAAAATGTGGGAAAGCCGCAAGAACTTCTTGGATCAGGGCCTGGGATTCCAGCAGTTCCTGAGAGATGGGAAAGCTGTTGAGGCTATTCTGAATAACCAG GAGTACACCTTAGCCCACATCGACAGGCCTGAGACTTTAGCTGGAGCAGAACAAGCTCTGAAGAAACACGAGGACTTCACCAGCACCATGGAGGCAAACGAGGACAAAATCGACGGAGTTCTGCAGGAGGGTCAGCGACTGGTGGACGGCAACAACCTCTACTCCGGCAGAGTACAGGAGAAAATGGAGTCCATCACCGACAG gaataacaaaaacaagaggaaagCCCAGGAGGTTTCAGAGAAACTACTGGATAACCGTGACCTGCAGCACTTCCTGCAGAACACACAGGAT CTGACCGTATGGATAAACGAGAAGATGCTGACAGCTCAGGACACGTCTTACGACGAGGCCAGGAACCTCCACAGCAAGTGGCTCAAGCACCAGGCCTTCATGGCTGAGTTGGCCTCCAACAAGCACTGGCTGAATAAAGTGGATGAG GAGGGCCAGCAGCTGATGGAGTTCAAGCCTGAGTTTGAGCCCATCGTGACAGAGAGCCTTGCCAAACTGCATGAACTGTGGGACAGGCTGGAGTCCACGACCCAGGAGAAGGCACGGCTGCTGTTCGACGCCAATCGCTCGGAGCTGTTCGACCAGAGTTTGGCCGACATGAAGAAGTGGCTGTCCGagttgcagcagcagctctccagCGGAGACGAGGAGGTCAGGGATCTGACGAATGCCAACATCCTGCTGAAGAAACACCAG GTGACGGAGAACGAGGTGCGCGATCGAGCccgagagctggaggagcttcAGGAGGCAGTTAGGAAGCACGGCGGGGCGAGAGAGGACCAGCCGCAGCTGGAGGCGGAGCAGCAGGCCCTGCAGACAGAGTTTCAGAGGCTCATCACACCTCTGGCTCAGCGCAAGGGAAAGCTGGAGGCCGCCAAAGCAGTTCACCAGTTCTACAGAGACCTGGCGGACGAGCTG CTGTGGGTTGAGGAGCGGATGCCTCTGGCAACATCTCAGGAGCACGGCCACAACCTTCAGAGCGTGCAGCTGCTGCTCAAGAAGAACCAG ACGCTGCAGAAGGAGTTGGAGGGCCACCATCCTCGGGTGGATGAAGTTCTGGAGCAAGGACGGAGGATGGCGGCGGCCGCCGAGGCGGAGGGCGGACCGGACGCCGAGCGGATCCACGAGCAGGtgaaagagctggaggaggcctgggccaagctgcaggaggagctggcCAAGCGCAAGGACAGGCTCAACGGATCCAACCGAGCCCAGCAGTACTTGAACGACGCGGATGAGGCCGAGGCCTGGATCGGAGAGCAGGAGCTTTACATGATCGCCGACGAGAAGCCAAAG GACGAGCAAAGTGCCATGTTGAACCTGAAGCGCCACCTGATCCTCAAACAGGCTGTGGACGACTATGCCAGCTCTATTCGGCGGCTAGCGGACCGCGCTCAGAAGATGTTTGCAGAGGACCATCCGAACGG TGAGGACATCATCAGGCGACAGGGTCAAGTGGACAAGCAGTACGCCGGTCTGCGGGAGCTCGCTGAGGAACGCAGGAAGAAGCTTGACCACACCTACCACCACTTCCAGCTCAGCCGAGAGGTGGAGGACCTCGAGCACTGGATAGCGGAGCGGGACCTCGTGGCTTCCTCTCAGGAGATGGGCCAGGATCTGGACCACGTCATG CTTCTGAGAGAGAGGTTCCGAGAGTTTGCACGGGAGACCGGCATGGTGGGGCAGGAGCGCGTGGACCTGGTGAACCAGACCATCGACGAGCTGATAGAAGCTGGACACAGTGAAGCCGCCTCTCTGGCAGAGTGGAAGGACGGCATCAACGACAGCTGGGCCGACCTCCTGGAGCTGATCGACACCCGAGCTCAGCTGCTCATGGCCTCTTACGAACTGCTCAA GTACTTTGATGACGGGAAGGAGCTGGTGGCTCAGATCCAGGATAAGCAGAGGGAGCTGCCAGATGATTTGGGAGAGGACTTCAGCAAAGCAGAGTCCTTCCACAGAATGCACGCTGCCTTTGAGAGAGACATCACTGCCCTGGGCCAGCAG GTTCAGCAGTTTCCTGAGACAGCCGCCAGGCTCCACGCCCAGTACGCCGGGGACAAGGCCGGAGCCATCCAGGCCACGGAGAGAGACGTCATGGAAGCTTGGAAGAACCTGCTGGAGGCCTGCGACGGCCGGCGAGCTCGGCTGGTGGACACCGCTGACAAGTTCCGCTTCTTCACCATGGTCCGGGACCTGCTGGCCTGGATGGAGAGCATCATCCAGCAGATAGAGACTCAGGAGAAGCCCAG GGACGTGTCATCAGTGGAGCTCCTGCAGAAGTACCACCAGGGGATTCGCTCTGAGATCGAAGCCAGAGGGGCCAAGTTCACCGACTGCATGGACCTGGGCAAAGCCTTGATGACTCGGAAACACAAAGACTCAGCCGAG atcaaggagaagctgcagcagctgatggaCAAGAGGAAGGAGATGATGTTCAAGTGGGACGACAGATGGGACTGGCTCCGACTCT TGCTGGAGGTGTGTCAGTTTGCGCGCGACGCCTCGGTGGCTGAGGCCTGGCTGGTGGCGCAGGAGCCGTACGTGACCAGCAGGGACCTGGGACAAACGGTGGACGAGGTGGAGAAGCTGCTCAAGAGACACGAAGCTTTTGAGAAGTCCACCGCCACGTGGGAGGAGCGCTTCTCTGCACTTGAACGCCTCACCACG TTGGAGTTGCTGGAGctcaggaggcagcagcaggacaTGGAAGAGCTCATGAAAGCCACGCAGAAAACAGAGAAGGACAGCAG CTCCATCAGGAGGGAGGACACCGGCTTCGCTGAGGAATCCTTCACCATGGAGGAGCAGACTCTG TCCGGCGCCGGTGTCGCTGATCCCAGCTCGGATCTGCAGGACGGGACGGCGGGTGACTCCACCGTGCCCATCCAGTCTGTCATGAGGGAGAGCAGCTCTCTAGACCTGGAGCCCTCCATCTCTCTGGTGAGCCACAGGGAACCAGAGAGAGCCGCCACCATGCCGCCCGAGCCTGCCAGAACCATCCTGCTGGAGGGGACGTTGGGCCGCAAACATGACGTCGAGGGCTCAGGCAAGAAGGCGGCCAACAG GTCCTGGAACAACTTGTACTGCGTGCTGAAGTCAGCCCAGCTGTCCAGCTACAAGGACAGCAAAAGCTTCAGCCAGGGAGCCACCTACCATGGCGAGGACCCGCTCAGTCTCAGCGGCGCCACCTGGGAAATCCTCAACAActacaagaagaagaagcacgTCTGCAAACTGAG ACTGGGAGATGGCAGCGAGTATCTGTTCCAGTTTAAAGACGAG